The DNA window CCACGCGGGCCGATTCCACGGCATACGAAACACGGCGCACTGGCGAGAACGATGCGTCCAGGATGATGCGGCCGATCGTCTTGTTCGTGTCTTCGGACAGGCGGCGCACGTTACCTGGCACATAGCCACGGCCTTTTTCGACCTTGATCTGCATGTCCAGCTTGCCACCGGCGGTCAGGTGAGCGATCACGTGATCCGGGTTGATCAGTTCCACGTCGTGCGGCAGGTCGATATCCGATGCCAGCACGGCGCCTTCGCCCTCTTTCTTCAGCGTGAGGGTGACGGAATCGCGGTTGTGGACCTTGAAGACCACGCCCTTCAGGTTCAGCAGCAGGTCGACCACGTCTTCCTGCACGCCATCCAGCGACGAGTACTCGTGCACGACGCCGGCGATGGTGACTTCGGTCGGCGCGTAGCCGATCATCGACGACAGCAGCACGCGACGCAGGGCGTTGCCCAGCGTGTGGCCGTAGCCGCGCTCGAACGGTTCCATCACGACTTTAGCGTGACCGGCGCCCAGCGCTTCGACGTCGATGATACGTGGCTTCAACAAACTGTTTTGCATTGAAATGTCCTTTTCATTACCCTCGGCTCGTTACACCGATAAGGCTGATGGCATTAGTGAAAAAGCCCACTCGATCGAGTGGGCAGGTGCCAGGCCTTCCAATGGAAGGCTTGGCGAACTGAATGTGCTTCGACTGCGATTGCCGCGAAGATTAACGCGAGTACAGTTCGACGATCAGCGATTCGTTGACGTCGGCAGCGATTTCGCTACGTTCCGGGAACGACTTGAAGGTGCCTTCCATTTTCTTGGAATCGACCGACACCCATGCCGGCATGCCGACTTGTTCTGCCAGCGACAGCGCTTCCAGGATACGGGTCTGCTTCTTGGCCTTTTCACGCACGGCGATCACGTCGCCGGTCTTGACCACGTACGAAGCGATGTTCACGACATTGCCGTTCACGGTGAAGGCCTTGTGCGATACCAGCTGACGCGCTTCAGCGCGGGTCGAGCCGAAGCCCATGCGGTATGCAACGTTGTCCAGGCGGGTTTCCAGCAGCGTCAGCAGCGTTTCGCCGGTGTTGCCCTTGCGACGGTCGGCTTCGGCGAAGTAACGGCGGAACTGGCGTTCCAGGATGCCGTACATACGCTTGACCTTCTGCTTTTCGCGCAGCTGGTTGCCGTAGTCGGAGGTGCGGGCACCCGACTTGACGCCGTGCTGGCCAGGCTTCACGTCCAGCTTGCACTTCGAATCCAGCGAGCGGCGGGCGCTCTTCAGGAACAGGTCGGTGCCTTCACGGCGGGAGAGTTTTGCTTTCGGTCCGATATAACGTGCCACGGTGTTTTCCTTAAATATTAGATGACGCCCCAGGGTCACATCCACTACGCGCATCGAGTGCACGCAAGAGCTGTGAAGCAGGCGCTAGTCTGACCCTCTAATCCGTCAGACAGTGGCTCAACAAGCCCGCCGACCAGAAATCGACAGGCAAAAATAGCCGGACAGTGTAACCGTTTCCGATCAACTGTTCCAGCAATTTTTACTTCGGTGTGACGGTGGCCGGTTCGCGAGGGAACCGGCCATGGTCAATGCATCCGATGGTGCTTAGATGCGGCGACGCTTCGGCGGACGGCAGCCGTTGTGCGGCACTGGCGTCACGTCCTGGATCTCGGTGATCTTGATGCCCAGGTTGTTCAGCGCGCGAACAGCGGATTCACGACCAGGACCTGGGCCCTTGATACGCACTTCCAGGTTCTTCACGCCGCATTCCTGTGCAACTTTACCAGCCGCTTCGGCAGCAACCTGCGCTGCGAACGGGGTCGACTTACGGGAGCCCTTGAAGCCGGCGCCGCCCGAAGTTGCCCACGACAGGGCATTGCCCTGGCGGTCGGTGATCGTGATGATCGTGTTGTTGAAGGAAGCGTGAACGTGAGCGATGCCTTCAGCGACGTTCTTCTTGACCTTCTTGCGAACGCGTGCTGCTGCAGCGCTGCTTTGTTGCTTAGCCATAGTGGTTTCCTAGATTATTTCTTCAGCGATTGAGCGGCTTTGCGCGGACCTTTGCGGGTACGTGCATTGGTGCGGGTGCGCTGGCCGCGGACCGGCAGGCCCTTGCGGTGACGCATGCCGCGATAGCAACCCAGGTCCATCAGACGCTTGATGTTCATCGACAGTTCACGGCGCAGGTCGCCTTCAACAACGAACTTGCCGATCTCATCACGCAGCTTTTCCAGCTCGCTGTCGTCCAGGTCCTTGATCTTCTTGTTGGTCGCAACACCCGTTTGCGCGCAGATGAACTGCGCGCGCGGGCGGCCGATACCGTAAATTGCCGTCAGGCCGATCACGGTGTGCTGATGATTTGGGATGTTAACCCCTGCAATACGTGCCATTCGTTATTCCTCGATTAACCTTGACGCTGCTTGTGACGCGGTTCGACGCAGATAACACGAACGACGCCTTTGCGCTTGATGATCTTGCAGTTGCGGCAGATCCGCTTGACTGAAGCGTTAACTTTCATTTTGCACTCTCTTCTTGGATTCGATACTTAAAATTACTTGGTCCGGAACACAATACGGGCCCGGGAGAGGTCGTACGGCGTCAACTCCACCGTCACCTTGTCACCGGGGAGAATGCGGATATAGTTCATCCGCATTTTACCCGAAATGTGGCCGAGCACCACGTGGCCGTTTTCCAGCTTTACTCGAAACGTTGCATTCGGGAGATTCTCCAGAATCTCGCCCTGCATCTGTATAACGTCGTCTTTTGCCATAGTGACCTTATCGCTTAGCGGGTCGGAATGCCGCCTTTGAAGTTAGCCTTGCGCAGCAGCGAATCGTATTGCTGCGACATCACGTAGTTCTGGACCTGGGCCATGAAGTCCATGGTCACGACCACGATGATCAACAGGGAGGTGCCGCCGAATACAAAGGACACTTTCCACTGGGCTTGCATAAACTCCGGCAACAGGCACACCAGGGTAATGTAGACGGCGCCTGCCAGGGTCAATCGGGTCAGGATCTTGTCGATGTAACGGGCAGTCTGCTCACCGGGACGAATCCCTGGCACAAAGGCCCCGCTCTTCTTCAAGTTGTCCGCTGTTTCCTTGCTGTTGAACACCAGTGCGGTGTAGAAGAAGCAGAAAAACACGATCGCCACAGCATACAGCAGTGCATGGATGGGCTCGCCTGGGCTCAACGACGCAGCCAGATCTTTCAGGAAGCGCACAACAGGGTTGCTGTTGTCCGCGCCACGTGCGAACCAGTCCACGATAGTGGCCGGGAACAAGATGATCGACGATGCGAAGATCGGCGGGATCACGCCTGCCATGTTCAGCTTCAGCGGCAGGTGACTGGTTTGCCCACCGTAGATCTTGTTGCCGACCTGACGTTTGGCATAGTTCACCAGGATCTTGCGCTGGCCACGTTCCACGAACACCACGACATAGGTCACGGCTGCAACCAGGATCACGATGATGATGGCGGAGATCGCACTGATCGCACCGGTCGACACCTGGGTGAACAAGCTACCCATTGCGCTCGGCAGACCGGCGGCGATACCGGCAAAGATGATGATGGAGATGCCGTTACCAAGACCGCGCTCGGTAATCTGCTCCCCCAGCCACATCAGGAACATGGTGCCGGTCAGCAGCGTCACCACGGTGGTGAAGCGGAACGCCATGCCCGGGTCGATCACCAGGCCAGGCTGGGCTTCCAGCGCGACGGAGATGCCGAATGCCTGGAACAAAGCCAGGCCCACGGTGGCGTAACGGGTGTACTGGGTGATCTTGCGACGACCAGCCTCCCCTTCCTTCTTCAGCGCTTCCATCTGCGGAGACACGATCGACAGCAACTGCATGATGATCGAGGCCGAGATGTAGGGCATGATGCCCAGCGCAAACACCGTGAAGCGCGACAGGGCGCCACCCGAGAACATGTTGAACATGCCCAGGAGACCACCCTCTTGCGACTTGAACAGTGCGGCCAGCTGTACCGGGTCGATCCCCGGCACCGGGACGTGTGCCCCGATGCGGTAGACTACCAGAGCGCCCAGCAAAAACCACAGACGGTTCCAGGGGAACCCGGCTGCGGCACTTTTAGCAAGCTGCGGATTAGTCGCCAATTTTCGCTCCGTTCAAGCTCAAGCGTCTCAGGCTACCGAGCCGCCAGCCGCTTCGATGGCCGCTTTCGCGCCGGCGGTCACTTTCAGGCCCTTGATGGACACTGCTTTAGTGATTTCACCGGATGCGATCACGCGCACGTCGCGGGCCAGCACGGACAGCACGCCAGCCTGCTTCAAGACCAGCAGGTCGACTTCGCCGACTGCCAGGTTGTTCAGGTCGGACAGGCGCACTTCAGCCTTGAAGGTTGCGTTCAGCGATTTGAAGCCGCGCTTCGGCAGACGACGCTGCAGAGGCATCTGACCGCCTTCGAAGCCGACTTTGTGGAAGCCGCCCGAACGCGATTTCTGACCTTTGTGACCACGGCCGGCGGTCTTGCCCAGGCCGGAGCCGATACCGCGACCAACACGGCGCTTGGCGTGTTTCGCGCCTTCGGCTGGTTGAATGGTATTCAATTCCATTGTGTTCTCCAGATCGTAAGCCGGGGCTTACGATACAACCTTAACGAGGTAAGCGACCTTGTTGATCATGCCGCGTACCGATGGCGTGTCCTGCAGCTCGGAAACCGAGTTGACACGGCGCAGGCCCAGACCACGCACCGTAGCGCGGTGGTCTTGGCGGGTGCCGATCAGGCCCTTCACCAGTTTGACTTTGATAGTGCTCATGGTCATCCCCTTAAGCCAGAATGTCTTCTACCGACTTGCCGCGTTTCGCAGCGATATCGGCAGGAGTGCTCATTTTCGACAGGCCGTCCAGGGTGGCGCGCACCAGGTTGTACGGGTTGTTCGAACCGGTGGATTTCGCCACCACGTCCGTCACGCCCATCACGTCGAAGATAGCGCGCATTGCGCCACCAGCGATGACGCCAGTACCAGGCTTGGCCGGGCTCATCATGACGCGCGAGGCGCCATGGCGGCCGGTTACCGTGTGCTGCAGCGTACCGTTCTTCAGAGGCACCTTGATCAGGTTGCGACGGGCTTCTTCCATTGCCTTCTGCACACCGACCGGAACTTCCTTCGACTTGCCCTTGCCCATGCCGATGCGGCCATCGCCGTCACCAACCACGGTCAGCGCCGCGAAGCCCATGATACGACCACCCTTGACCACTTTGGTCACGCGGTTGATCGCGATCATTTTTTCGCGCATGCCGTCATCCGGCTTGTCGCTTTGCATTTTTGCTTGCATTTTTGCCATGATCGTACCCTTAGAACTTCAGACCGGCTTCACGCGCGGCATCAGCCAGCGCCTTCACACGGCCGTGGTAACGGAAACCGGAGCGGTCGAACGCTACTTCGGTGATACCTGCCTTGATTGCCTTTTCGGCGACGCGCTTGCCCACCAGTGCGGCAGCGGCGGCGTT is part of the Pseudoduganella lutea genome and encodes:
- the secY gene encoding preprotein translocase subunit SecY; translation: MATNPQLAKSAAAGFPWNRLWFLLGALVVYRIGAHVPVPGIDPVQLAALFKSQEGGLLGMFNMFSGGALSRFTVFALGIMPYISASIIMQLLSIVSPQMEALKKEGEAGRRKITQYTRYATVGLALFQAFGISVALEAQPGLVIDPGMAFRFTTVVTLLTGTMFLMWLGEQITERGLGNGISIIIFAGIAAGLPSAMGSLFTQVSTGAISAISAIIIVILVAAVTYVVVFVERGQRKILVNYAKRQVGNKIYGGQTSHLPLKLNMAGVIPPIFASSIILFPATIVDWFARGADNSNPVVRFLKDLAASLSPGEPIHALLYAVAIVFFCFFYTALVFNSKETADNLKKSGAFVPGIRPGEQTARYIDKILTRLTLAGAVYITLVCLLPEFMQAQWKVSFVFGGTSLLIIVVVTMDFMAQVQNYVMSQQYDSLLRKANFKGGIPTR
- the rpsD gene encoding 30S ribosomal protein S4 — encoded protein: MARYIGPKAKLSRREGTDLFLKSARRSLDSKCKLDVKPGQHGVKSGARTSDYGNQLREKQKVKRMYGILERQFRRYFAEADRRKGNTGETLLTLLETRLDNVAYRMGFGSTRAEARQLVSHKAFTVNGNVVNIASYVVKTGDVIAVREKAKKQTRILEALSLAEQVGMPAWVSVDSKKMEGTFKSFPERSEIAADVNESLIVELYSR
- the rpsK gene encoding 30S ribosomal protein S11 gives rise to the protein MAKQQSSAAAARVRKKVKKNVAEGIAHVHASFNNTIITITDRQGNALSWATSGGAGFKGSRKSTPFAAQVAAEAAGKVAQECGVKNLEVRIKGPGPGRESAVRALNNLGIKITEIQDVTPVPHNGCRPPKRRRI
- a CDS encoding DNA-directed RNA polymerase subunit alpha, which codes for MQNSLLKPRIIDVEALGAGHAKVVMEPFERGYGHTLGNALRRVLLSSMIGYAPTEVTIAGVVHEYSSLDGVQEDVVDLLLNLKGVVFKVHNRDSVTLTLKKEGEGAVLASDIDLPHDVELINPDHVIAHLTAGGKLDMQIKVEKGRGYVPGNVRRLSEDTNKTIGRIILDASFSPVRRVSYAVESARVEQRTDLDKLIINIETNGVITPEEAIRQSARVLVDQLNVFAALEGTEATAEAPSRAPLVDPILLRPVDDLELTVRSANCLKAENIYYIGDLIQRSENELLKTPNLGRKSLNEIKEVLASRGLTLGMKLENWPPAGLEK
- the rpsM gene encoding 30S ribosomal protein S13 encodes the protein MARIAGVNIPNHQHTVIGLTAIYGIGRPRAQFICAQTGVATNKKIKDLDDSELEKLRDEIGKFVVEGDLRRELSMNIKRLMDLGCYRGMRHRKGLPVRGQRTRTNARTRKGPRKAAQSLKK
- the infA gene encoding translation initiation factor IF-1 is translated as MAKDDVIQMQGEILENLPNATFRVKLENGHVVLGHISGKMRMNYIRILPGDKVTVELTPYDLSRARIVFRTK
- the rplO gene encoding 50S ribosomal protein L15 — translated: MELNTIQPAEGAKHAKRRVGRGIGSGLGKTAGRGHKGQKSRSGGFHKVGFEGGQMPLQRRLPKRGFKSLNATFKAEVRLSDLNNLAVGEVDLLVLKQAGVLSVLARDVRVIASGEITKAVSIKGLKVTAGAKAAIEAAGGSVA
- the rpsE gene encoding 30S ribosomal protein S5, with protein sequence MAKMQAKMQSDKPDDGMREKMIAINRVTKVVKGGRIMGFAALTVVGDGDGRIGMGKGKSKEVPVGVQKAMEEARRNLIKVPLKNGTLQHTVTGRHGASRVMMSPAKPGTGVIAGGAMRAIFDVMGVTDVVAKSTGSNNPYNLVRATLDGLSKMSTPADIAAKRGKSVEDILA
- the rpmJ gene encoding 50S ribosomal protein L36, which encodes MKVNASVKRICRNCKIIKRKGVVRVICVEPRHKQRQG
- the rpmD gene encoding 50S ribosomal protein L30; this encodes MTMSTIKVKLVKGLIGTRQDHRATVRGLGLRRVNSVSELQDTPSVRGMINKVAYLVKVVS